In the genome of Capricornis sumatraensis isolate serow.1 chromosome 4, serow.2, whole genome shotgun sequence, the window AGTTCCGATGCCCGGTTTGCAATTACATTGAACAACAAGGATGCCCTCACTGGAGATGAAGAGACCTTGGCTTCATATGGGATTGTTTCTGGGGACTTGATATGTTTGATTCTTGAAGATGCCATTGCAGCACCTAACTTACCTTCATCCACAGTTTCAGAGCATTCCTCACTGCAGAATAATGACCAACCCTCTTTGGCCGCCAGCTCCAGTCAGTCCAGCATACAGGATGCACAACTGCATGACTCACTCCAAGGACAGGCAGCCCAACCTGAAGCCTGGAATGATGACGGTGTGGTGGGTATTCATATCAAAACAAGAAGTAGAATAGTTGATAAATCATACTgaatagctcaactgaattctGTACTAGTCAGGATGATTACCATCAATAGAGTAAAGATTATATTCctatagaaattttttttaattactttattaagtatagttgatttacacatTCCTTATTTCATTGTATTTGGGAATTCATCTAGTACTGATTGAATctttaaagagaaacagagagagtatGGTATCAGATGCTAATATTAGCTCTAAATTGCATTACTGTCACTTGTCCACTCACTTGTCAATGACATGTGACAAAGGGTCTGTTTAGAGAGGTGGTGCTAAACATTTTTTCTCGTTTGCACATGCATGAAGAATATGATAAGTATTTATATCAGGATGGCTCAGAGAGTGCCTGTGGTTCTCATGGAGTGGGTGTAAAGTTTGATAAGCTCACCAGAGGGTTTTGATATTTTCCTCCTATGTCATTATTAGCCTAGGGTAACCTTTAAAAACATTCTTCTCACATATATTCTCTCCCACACATCTGTCAGTAAGTAATAAATGACCAAAAGTTAGGCATAAGAAGCAAAGAGTGTATATTCAGACATACCTcagttttattgtgctttgcagacACTGtgttttacaaactgaaggtcTATGGAAACTGTGTCAAGCAAGTCTGTTGGtgtcatttttccaacagcatttgcttgcttctatctctgtgtcacatttagtaattctcacaatagtttaaacatttttgtcattatatttttatacctttttaattttatttttgtcatttaaaaaatattttgacatttgTATTTTGTTATGATTTCTGAtctgtgatctttgatgttactattgcaaaaCGGTTATGACTCACCGAAGACTCAtttgatggttagcattttttagcaattaagtattttttaattaagagtgTCTACATTGTTTAGACATATTGCTACTGCACACTTAATAAGTGCTACATAGTGTAACATAGCTCTTATGTGCACTGGGGAACCAAAAAAGTTTTGTGACctactttattgcaatatttgctttcttGCAATGGTCTGGAACCCAGCCTGAAGCATTTCCAGGTATGCCTGTAATTCACAATTTTGTCAGGTAAGTGATTTTAATGAGTATTTTCTCCTTCCTCAAAGGAAGGAGCCTTTTAGGAGCCTTATTTTTAGGTGGTGTGGATTGTCATTGTCCCCTGTGTTTTTAACAGGTGAATGTGGGTCTTTACAAGCTATCAGGGCTCAGATCCTCAAGGATTTTGAAAGAACAGCCTCTTGCTCCCTTACATTCTTCCACCATTTTACTCATAAAATGTAACTTTACTTTCTTCTGCTCCTTTTCTAATGgaaataaacttaaaaagaagaaatgtgctTTGCATTAAGAGTTGAGCACATGCCTAGGAAGTAGTCTTTCTGAGTAAAATTAATGTAGCTAACTCAGTCTTACTGAAGCAGTGTTATGTCAAAAAGCTCCGAACTATGAGTCTGGAGATCTTAgatcatttcaaatttttattagcTGGTAACCTTGGTTATATTATTTAATCTGAATCAAAATTATAGCATGTATAAAAAGGTGACCTCATCTGTCTTGCCTATTTTTGTTTGGGGTAAATTAGAAGACACTGAAAAACATGAAATTGTAAGATATTATCTTTAATCATTTGTTCAGCAAGCATTTAttgtacctactgtgtgccagatactGTTCTTATGTTACAAAAGTGGGTGACATGTCTATTCCTTTCTAAGCTTCTTGTCATAGTTGGATATAGACATGAAATCAGAAAATTGCAACACAGGGTGGTGAAGTGCAATAATCAAGACCTTTGCAAGGTAGAAAGATAGTCTGTTGTAATACTTGAAGAGGTGGGGGGATACCAGAATGGAGAGGGAGGGACTGCAGAACCTGAACTTGATACAGAGTCAGGGGTCAGATGATGAAGGGCCTTGTACGCTGAGGGGTTTAGGAGTTTGGACTTTACTTTGTAGACCTGCATTTCTCAGCATGTCCTCTATGGAAAACTTGTCTAATGAGATTAAAAGTAAGTGTTATGGGGATGCTGAATGTTGAGGACGGAGAATAGTATTTTTTGGTTAAATGTTGGGCATGCTTTTTATTATTCCTGGACTTCTCAGAGCTTTATAATGCCGGAATGTATTTTGTGGATATAGAGGGTGAGGTTAGGAGGCTGTGACATGTAGCATTTTCCATACTCATTTGATTGTAGACCTCTTTTTTTCCCAAGAATATTTAGGGTCAGGTTCCAAGGCACAATACAGGCCCAGTGGTGCTGTCTGCGTAGGGGAAGTACTGGCAAGTTTAAGCTGGGACATAGGACATAACTGGATTCTCGGTTGTCAGAAAACTCTAGCAGCAGTGGGTGGAGTGTCTTGGGAGACAAGAAAGTGGAGTCCAGGGATACCTGGGGAGGCTGTTGCTGGAGATTAGGAGATAAATGAGTCTGAAGTACCACTGGGGTAGAAAGGGGCAGATTTTAGAGAGATTTAGGAGATAGATTCAGTGCAACTTGGATAACTACTTATGTTGAGGTGGGGCTTATAAGGTTGAGGGGGAAGTCTAGGATGATTTTCAGGTTTTTGGCAAATCAgccaaaattcagttcagttcagtcgctcagtagtatccgaatctttatgacaccatgaactgcagcacaccaggcctccctgtccatcaccaactcccagagcctacccaaactcatgtccattgagtcggtgatgccatccaaccatctcatcctctgtcgtccccttctcctcctgccctcaatcttttccagcatcagggtcttttcaaatgagtcatttcttcacatcatgtggccaaaatattggagtttgagctttaacatcagtccttccagtgaacacccaggactgatctcctttaggatggactggttggatctgcttgcagtccaagggactttcaagagtcttctccagcaccacagttcaaaagcatcaattctttggcgctcagctttctttatagtccagctctcacatccatacatgactactggaaaaaccatagccttgactagatggacctttgttggcaaagtaatgtctctgctttttaatatgctgtctaggttggtcataagtttccttccaaaatTAATGGAGATcaaaagaaaatcccatggacagaggaacctggtgggctacagtccctgaagccataaagagtcggacctgactgactgagcatgcacacaagacATTCAGGAGGGAGGAGCAGATTGCAGGCTTATTCATGGTTTGGGAGCCCTCGCAGAAAATGGGTACCATTTCTGAGCTCAGTAAAGTGCTTTAGCTCTGAGCTCTAATCTCAGTTCACTTAGGATACAAAATAtactgtgaaaaaaaagaaagtctgtttaATGAATTCATTGTTTTTGTTATCCTTTTCAGTCGGGGCCTGGTCAGCATTTTGAAGCTGAGTCAGTTCCAGATGTTGTGGATGTGGAGGAGGGCGCAGGTTTCTATCCCGCAGAGCCAATGCTCTGCAGCGAATCAGTGGAAGGGCAAGTGCCACATTCACTGGAGATCCTGTATCAGTCAGCTGACTGTTCGAACCCCTGCGATGCCCTGATAGTATCCATACATCTTCTCATGTTGGAGTCGGGTTACATACCGCAGGTGAGGTTACGGCCAAGAACAAAAGTTTCCTGTTAGAAAACGGGTCATGTTCTAGATTTCTTTCTTAAAGGTGTCTGGGTATTAATGTAAACTGTCGAAGACAATGCTGAGCATACCAGTAGGCAGTCAGTAAATgttcccttccctctttccttttttcctccttcatttcCTTGTCAGCTTTTAGTTAGTATTGTGACatctacagtttaaaaaaatcccaGAAGATTATATATGATAATATGTGGTCAGTGCACGTGGACTGTGTATGACTAGATAGATGGCTCAccgggttattttttttttatgttagtgGTTCTATGAATTGCCACTAACCTTAATACGACTCAGTTAGGAAGAGAGACATTGTTCTTACGTTGTTGTTGcttacattcattcattcctatCCATTCAACAACTATCTGCCAGTGTCCAGTGCACTGCTGTGTCTCTGCTCTCAGCTTGCTTCCTGTCCAAATGGAGGAGAAAGACAAGTAACAGACTGGTGCGTTGTATTGGCTGAATTGTAGGAGAAGCGTATATGTATAGAGGATGCCAGAGATTCACACAGGAGAACATTTAGAAGTTTTTCAAACTTGAATGTGCATAAGAATACCCACGGGATCTTATTAAGTGCTGATTCTGATTGAATAAGTCTAGGGTGGAGCCTGAGATAGTAGTGAGCATTCTCCACATAATAACGATGCTGCTGATCTGCGGGCCATGCTATGAGTAACGAGAATGTAGAGTAATTCAGTGATCAGCTAACACGGGGACCATGCCGTGCGCTGAGTCAGGATTTAGAATATATAGATGCTGGGACAATGTTTATCCTCAAGGAGTCTGTAAGTGGgaagaaagaaacaagtgaaaagcAGATTACAATGTATTATGGTAAATAATAGAAGCATTGCAATGGAAATATGAACAGAATGTTAGGGGGTGAGAGGGTAGGAATGACAGCAAGGATTTGTTTTGAAAAAGGCTTCACAAAAGAAGTGGCCTTTGAGCTGGGCTCTTGAATAATGATATGGCTCTGCAAGGCAGATAAGTGAAATTTTGAAGTGAGAAATCAGTTTCCATCTCTGATATTTTATCTATTTGGACCAAACTTTTGATGGTGGATAatacaacattttttttctatcacaGTTTTATTAATGATTTGGGACTGTGTGGAATGCTTATTTGCAGACAGGTAAGGGGCCTCttgtgtttttcatctttttgagAGTAGTGcactgtccttcattatctgtTTCCCTCTGTTTCATGTTGTCGCCCAGGGGACTGAAGCCAAAGCTCTGTCCATGCCGGAGAACTGGAGGTTGGGGGGCGTGTATAAGCTGCAGTACACGCACCCTCTCTGCGAGGGTGGCTCTGCTGCGCTCACCTGTGTGCCTTTGGGAAACCTCATCGTCATAAATGGTAACTAGCTGGAGGAATCATGCTTGCTAGCTTATGGATGTTTATATGTTTCTCTCCGAACACTTTGCAGCCACTTCAGTGATCGGCTGTTGTGATAGGTAACTAGATGGCAGAGTCATGCTTGTTAGTTTATGGATCTTTACATGTTTCTTTCCAAATGCTTTACAGCCACTTCAGTGATTGGCTGTCACAATACAGCTAGGAGTCTTTATCAAATTTGTTTGATCCCTAGACCACTAATCACACAGGGGCCAAAAGGTTACAGAATACAGGGCTAATCATGCTGCTATGTCACAGCCTAACTTGCAAGGTCACAGCTATCAAATAGTGAAAGTGAGGTGGTAATTTTTGCTtcagtttcttataaaaacaGCTCAACAACACTTCAACAATATATTAACCTTTATTTACTAGTCTTAAGATACTTAATATAGAGAATAGCTGctaaatgtgttagtttctgatgtttTGTTCCTTTACTAATTCTCGACAAATCAGCTGCTTGTGGACTTAGTGGCAGACAGCCATTCCAGAAGCATTCCAGGCCGAGTTCTTTGAAAAGGAGCAGTGTGTCCTTAAATCTTTCCTTTACCCGAGACATCCTGCTCAGTGCACATGTGCACGAGCACATCACTGGTTCTTTcatagaatgaaatgaaatgcgCCTTTGTGTATAGGATTAAAAAATGAACCTTCTGGTGATGTCAAGAATATTGGTCCTCTGGGTCTAGAGagagatgatactgtgaaagctAGCAGGATTCTTTTAATAAACAAGGGAAGACTCATTGCCAAGggttaaacaaaaaataaatagagtTTTTAGTGACCTCGTTACAAATAATGATTGTATTGTGTTTAACTGTCTTTTAACCTTGTTGCATATCTTTCAGTTATTAATAAGCTGCTGTTGGTCGTACTTACTGGGTTTCATGTAAAGGTGTCtactgtagtttttaaaaatgttgtttaaCTTAACGTGATTGCAGGTTTGCACTTTGGACTTTGCTGTGAGGGAAGGAATTAAGCAGAGAGCAGTTTGTATAATGTGCCTGTATACTGGGGGCAAGGGAATGAACCCAAGTCCATACGGAAAAGCGAAGCAGTCGATGAAATGACAAAACCTGTTCATCATCTTTCTTTTGCTATTTCAGCTACGCTAAAAATCAACAGTGAGGTTAGAAGTGTGAAAAGACTGCAGCTGCTGCCAGAATCTTTTATTTGCAAAGAGGAATCAGGTATTGTAACAGTGATTTAGCTTTCGGGATAAAGGTTTAAGAggttcatgcaaaaaaaaaaaaaagaaaaaaaaacccagaaagatAATGTTCAAAGACTTAAAATTTCTGGATGAGCCTAAAGCAAATACAAGACAGTattacagagtttcagtttctttcctgtttctcttcAGATCTTGGATGCTAAATTATAGTTATACTGCCATTATGCCGTATAAATATATAAGTATACCGCCAAATTATATTTAGCATCATTATGGAATGATGCTATTATATAATGCATTACACAGGATTGATACTTCATAATTTCTGAATTAAATCTTTGGATTTTTCTAGCATTGCATTTAACCAGTATGGAAAGGAACTATGTTTTGTGGAAACCATACAATACAACTGCATTATGAAAggtcattaaaagaaaaactgtacTCAAAATGTTTGCTTAAACTTACATAAATTTGGTTACTGTTTTATACAGAGTGGAACTTCAAAAGTTTTTATTCTAGGTGTGATTTTGCTTGTATTCTATTAGATGCAAAGaagatagtttttcttttttcagttaaaCCCAAAGTGTAACTGACAGGTAGGCAGTTGAAAGAGAAGAGATGGTGTGGGAAGGGAATTAACATCTTTTGGAATACTTCTTTTTTGCTAGACACGTGCCTTTATGGATATTTTTCATCTTGTCCTCATAGTAAAGTCAGGCGGGTTTTAAAatcgggtgggggtggggactggTGTGATACATGATAGCAGGGAAATGGCATTTACAGCAGTGTCTTTTAGGGTAGGCTCCCTCGATCTAGATCTTTGCTTTGAAGGCCTTGAGATCTCTCCCAGGGGAGGTCAGACTCTGAGAGACTAACTTATATGAACTGAAGTTGATAGAAAAGAGAGACCtcagaatatgtatttttaatggtCTGTGAACAATTAATGTCATActaggccagtgtttctcaatcATTTTTTCATTATCAATCCCCTAAGAAGGCTTTGTACACAATCCCCCACCCCAACTTCCAAATCATTCTCCCTGATGAAGTTTAAATTTCATAGATACAGTATATATTTGTATACTATGGCCCTTTTGAGGGTCAGAAACCAATGTAATACCTAGGATTTTTGCTTGGTTGGAGGCAGTATTATTTCTTTTGAGAATGCATGAACTAGACTGATGAATCTGTACAGATGGTTTTACCATTAAGACCAGAAAAACTTGAGATTCCTTGGCTAGAACACTGTATATTCATCTCTGTACTATGGAGAGTAGAAATACTCTACGTTATAGCAGTAAAGGTTTTTATGCCCATTTTCTAGATCAGGAaacaggtctgctgctgctgctgctgctaagttgcttcagttgtgtctgactctgtgcgaccccatagatggcagcccaccaggctcccctgtccctgggattctccaggcaagaacactggagtgggttgccatttccttctccaatgcataaaagtgaaaagtgaaagtgaagtcgctcagtcatgtccgacccttcgtgaccccatggactgcagcctaccaggctcctctgtccatgggattttccaggcaagagtactggagtggggtgccatcgccttctctgggaaACAGGTCTAGAGGAGGTTAAATTACTTCAAGGACACAGAGTTAATAAATAGTAGAATTTAGGATTGGAGTAGATTTGGCTCCTCAGCCTATTTTTTAAGAACAGTGTTTATAGCACTGTTGCTCAGATTATTTGATTTATGTTAAGTAAGAAATAAAGAAgtgaaaaaggaggaagaaagttaATACCGTTAGAATACAAGTTTATGTgaatgcatgttaagtcacttcagttgcgtctgactctttgtgaccctttggattgtagcccaccaggctcctttgtccatggcatttttcagacaagaatactggagtaggttgccattttccttctccaggggatcttcctgacccaggtattgaacccatgtctcctgtgtctcctgcattgcaggcggatgctttatcgcctgagccatcagggaagccaccagTTTACGGATTATATTAATTTAGTATTTTCAGTGTGTACTTTGTATGTTGGGTAGGAGTATGCTGCTCATTTGACAAGTCATTTAAATCATTTCTGCTGTGGCTTATAATGTAGTACCTAGTATATGCTCTGTACTATTACTTATCCTTTTATTTATACATTCCTAATCACTTCTTTAGTGGGTCCATTAAAGAAAGATTTTGTTTAAAGAGAATTCAGCCTTCAGAGTTACACAGTGTATACTTCCTCTTCTACTGGAGACTTCAGTTCATTTCTCTTTATGTAGGAATTATTTGTGAAAACTTACCACTTTGATTTGGTTTGGCAGAAGTAGAGGATACCATTTCAAGTTTTTCCATTTGCTATTGTGTTTTGacttttcatttaataaatatcctAGGGGAAAATGTAGCCATGATATACAAAGATCTTCAGAAACTCTCTCGCCTCTTCAAAGACCAGCTGGTGTATCCTCTTCTGGCTTTTACCCGGCAAGGTGAGAAATTATACATTATCACAGGCTGAAGGGCTGGAAAGAATCGGAAGTTCACATATGTTTAAAGATGACATGTGACTCTTCCCTCTTTTCTGCTCCTAGTGAAATCCTGCTCTCTTAAGCTTAAATGCTAATTCCTTAATCGCTATTCACATCCTCTGTGTATCTTCACTGCATTTTATGTGTATCTTTATTATAGCCCTTTTTCCACTGTATCATAATTTTTCACATGATTTCTTTTCACCTAAGGTTATGAATTAccctgaaagcagggaaatatgTCTTACTCTCTTTTGTATTCTCATGGCCTAGCACACGGTCTGGCCCATAATTGGGTtcagtaaatacatatataaacaatTTATAGCCTATAAATTAggtctactttttaaaaagctatttattGGGACTCTGTGCCTAGGTACTGTGGATATTTGACATGCATTCTTACTTAATGCTAACAACTTTGAAGtggattttattctcattttataggtgatGAAACAGTAATTCAGCAAGGTTTATAATTCACTCAAAATCCTTGTATTAATAAGCTTGTATTAATCCTTGTATTAATAAACACAAATCCTTGTGTTTTATCagtagtaaaaaatattttaaaatcttagtgACTTAAATTGaatgtttatttctcactcaGGTACGTGTTGTGTGTGGGTTAGGGTTAGCTGAAAAAGTGGTGAGAGGTCCTTATCTAGGACTTGATCTTCTGTAGCACAGGGGAAAGAGGACCAGTGACCATGTGTTGGTTCTTAAAGCTTTAATTCAGAAATAGTATGCCACTTGTACTCTCATTTCAGTGGGCAAAACAAGTGAAAATGGCCAAACCTAGTGATAGTGGGATGGGGAGATATAGGGTAGAAAATAATATGGTGGAGTCATAATCTACCACAGTCTTTGGCTGATAAATAATCTCAGGTTTCTAGAGATAGATATTTGACTTTTATCTGCGGTCTGTATgtagaaaaatagtattttagGTCTCAAGTGGCATGGTGCCAAGGCTGATACAATCATAGTTTTCTTCTTCAGTTGATGGTGAGGGAAAAGaataatgtgaattttaaaacctTGTATTGGATTTTGGTTATCTTTGCTAGTGGAGAACAGTATCCCTATATGCAAAGTagctaataataaaaaaataattgtcaCTTGACTTTGGaatatattattcttttcctttcttggttTTGCTTCTGAATTtgtcttcctcccttctttttcaGCCTGCTAGATACCAAATAATAGTAATCTAACACTCAAGTGCTTATTGCTTGCCAGATATTATTCTGAGCACTCTATATGTATTTACACATTTAATTCTCAACTCAGTGAAGGAGGTATAGTattaacccattttacagatgagaaattgaGTTGGAGCTTAAAAAACTTGTCCAAAGGCACACAGTAAGTGGCAGCATTGGGAACCAATTGTAAAAGCCAATGAATTATCCATTTTCTGTAGTTGAGTAGAGAATTTTTTGTTGTACTGAATATATCTTGAAACAAAGGAGGCCATTGACTGGTATTTAAAAATTGTCAGAGTTATTCATTTGATCTGTGTTACAAAGTAATTTGTCTCTCTAGTAAAACATAAAGAGAATAAGGGGCTTAGAGTTAGTAGTAGTAATATAGTCAACTGGGGGATAAAAGTTTGTATAGATGACTTATGCCTGGCTAACTGGAGAATACCATCGAATTTATCACCTCTCTACAAAGCTGGCCACTTCAGTTGGCGTGAGGAAAACTGGATGTCCTTTACTCAGTAAGAtctattctctttttccttttagcgCTGAACCTACCAGATGTATTTGGGTTGGTAGTCCTCCCATTGGAGCTGAAGCTGCGGATCTTCCGACTTTTGGATGTTCGTTCTGTCCTGTCTTTGTCTGCAGTTTGTCGTGACCTCTGTATTACTTCAAATGATCAACTTTTGTGGAGGTGTTTGTATCTGCGGGATTTTCGAGGTGATTTCCATGATGCCATGCTAACAAGAAAAGTGTTCTTTGTTACTGAGGTCTTAATTACTCAGCTGGCCAGAAGTTTTAAgttgtgggcttttttttttaaagagtaggaAATAGTCATAGCATAGCCTTATTATAAAGAGATTCTAAGCCTCATGTACCCTGCCTGTGCCGCCAAAGCTCTGCCCATTTGTGTTTGTGTTCTCTGCAAGTAGAGAGAGTCCTTTAGACCAAGTAGATTCTTTTAGTATAGAAAATTGAGGTAAGACAGGTGTAATGCTAGATGAATGAAACGTTTTAAaatccttctgttttcttttttctttctagatgGTAGTATCAGAGGTCGAGACACAGACTGGAAAGAAGTAGGTATTTGTAAATACCAAGGCTGATGTCTGTAGCATGGAAATAATTAGTGAATTAATATGTTAAGGGCATATTTTCCacttatttattataatataatacaaTCTGTTTTGAGTCTATTGCTAATTTTTAGTAAAATGTTTTCAACTTTTACCTTAGActttgtccttcagttcagttcagttcagttgttcagtcatgtccgactctttgcaaccccatgaaccatagcacgccaggcctccctgtctatcaccaactcccagagtccacccaaacccatgttcattgagtcagtgatgccatccaaccatctcatcctctgtcgtccccttctcctg includes:
- the FBXO7 gene encoding F-box only protein 7; amino-acid sequence: MKLRVRLQKRTWPLDMPEAEPTLGQLRAHLSQALLPAWGYSSDARFAITLNNKDALTGDEETLASYGIVSGDLICLILEDAIAAPNLPSSTVSEHSSLQNNDQPSLAASSSQSSIQDAQLHDSLQGQAAQPEAWNDDGVSGPGQHFEAESVPDVVDVEEGAGFYPAEPMLCSESVEGQVPHSLEILYQSADCSNPCDALIVSIHLLMLESGYIPQGTEAKALSMPENWRLGGVYKLQYTHPLCEGGSAALTCVPLGNLIVINATLKINSEVRSVKRLQLLPESFICKEESGENVAMIYKDLQKLSRLFKDQLVYPLLAFTRQALNLPDVFGLVVLPLELKLRIFRLLDVRSVLSLSAVCRDLCITSNDQLLWRCLYLRDFRDGSIRGRDTDWKELYKKRYRQRKEAQRGRHAMFLPSSPHPIPFYPSPLHPRPFPPSSLLPPGIIGGEYDQRLTLPYVGDPINSLIPGPGETPSQFPPLRPRFDPVGPLPGPNPILPGRGGPNDRFPLRPSRGWPTDSRLPFM